The genomic region TTACACAGAACAGAACACTAACGCAGAGCTCTCGAAACCGGAATACTTACTGAAACTAAGaaagaacggctgaaccgaacagCAACGGCCTCTGAACCGGTTGGGCGGTAGCCCCaacagccacctcaagcggcagcggcaACGAATTCCGATCACGACAACTGAAACCAACATGCAGTGACCATAATATTCTCGGAATTCAAAAGGACGGAGGCTAATGACAAGACCCTTACCGGCAGTGGCTTTTTCGGTGATGGCAGCGAGGTTTTCCGATGGCATGAGCTTACCGGCACACCCCATGAACGGCGACAAGGCTCCCGACAGCTGCTGGGCGCAGCGGCAGGGACAGCTCCGCGGTAGTTCTTCTCCGGCGTGGCTCTCCTCCTCTGACTCTCTTCCTTTCTCCAGCAATGGTGGGTCTTCAGTGACGACACCAGCCACAACAGGGACGGCGACGGTGAGACCCCAACAGCGAGGAGATTCAC from Arachis ipaensis cultivar K30076 chromosome B02, Araip1.1, whole genome shotgun sequence harbors:
- the LOC110269191 gene encoding uncharacterized protein LOC110269191; the encoded protein is MDPRPAIDPRVAAAPPSMTRPVTRGARPTASEPFSRCQRRRGLQSRRRQSGLLCRRESPRCWGLTVAVPVVAGVVTEDPPLLEKGRESEEESHAGEELPRSCPCRCAQQLSGALSPFMGCAGKLMPSENLAAITEKATAVVVIGIRCRCRLRWLLGLPPNRFRGRCCSVQPFFLSFRARIRFACAVWGCFCF